In [Chlorobium] sp. 445, the genomic window TCGACGCGCTGGAAACCATGGCAATCAACCCCATACGCTACCTTGCCATGCCACGCATTTTAGCTACAACATTGATGTTGCCGATTCTCGTCATTTTTGCAAACCTTGTGGCAATTGCAGGCGCATTTGTCGTCTCATCCTCCTTCTTAGGGCTTTCTGCATCAGGATTCTTTGACTCGCTCAAAAATTTCTTTTACGTCAAAGATGTGTTTGGAGCGCTGCTCAAAGCGGCAATTTTTGGATTGGTGACCTCAGCAATTGGTTGCCACATTGGCTTCCGTACGGATGGCGGGGCAGAAGGTGTCGGGGTCGCTACGATTCGCAGTTTCGTAGTCTCTTCCGCCACAATTCTCATCGGTGATTATTTCCTGTGGCTCTTTCTTTTTTGAATGTAACTCCAAACGCAAAGCATCGTAACGCTTTCTATAGCCCAAACCAAAATGACCTACATCCTTTTCTTTGCGCTGCTTTTTACATCGCCTAAACCTTTTGAAGGTTCAATCATCTTTTCGGTCTCTGCGCCAGAAGTGAAGAACGGTAAGCTTGTGATCATGCTCTCACGCTATGGCGCAAAAGCAATCTTCGATGGTAAAAATCAAGCCTTTGAGTTCTTGATTCCAAAGCAAGACAGTGCAGCCTACAAACTCAATGCCTACGCCAAAACATATAATATCGTTGGACTTGCAGAGTCACAGCGGCTGGCTGAATCACTTGGACGATGGGATGCCTACACGCTTGACAAGCTCGGTGAAGAGACCGTATTAGGCTACAAATGCAAGCGATGTCGTCTGAGCACGAAACAGCGTACGATAGAACTCTGGACAACAAGCGAGATTTTAGATGCAGAGGAACTGACCAAACTTGCAGGTGCTGTTACACTTCTTGGCTTAAATCCGAGAATGGTTGATGAGATGAAAAAAGCAGGTGTAGCAGGATTTCCGCTGAAAGTGCGCGCTGAAGAAAACGGTCAGATTTTGACAATTGACGCAAAGAAAATCTCTAAAAAAACTTTCCCAAAATCCACATTTGAGATTCCAAAAGGCTACAGACCTATCGAATAGAAAACGCTGCACTGCCCGAAGCTAATGCAGCGTGTGAGCTTGCTACTCTTTTCAGAAGTTAGAAAGGTAAAAATGCGCCAGATATCCATTGGCAGGAGCCTCTGAACTCACCACGGCGACCCCTGACGGAAATGGGCAGGATACCACTGCGCTCTTGCGAAAGATCAATGCTGAACTCACGGTTGACTTGACTTTCGCTGTAGGTTTCACCGCGCACAAAAGTGATGCGTGCGGTGTATGTGCCAGTAATTGTACCAGATGTCGCACGCGCATAAATGTTCTGGACGCGGCGTGTACGATTGAGAGGCACCACAACATCGCGCAGTGTAGCTGTGATGGTGTGATTACTGACGCGTAGAGCCTCGCCAGCTGTCAGTGAGTCAATACCAGAGCGACGATAAGGTGCCGCAGAGTTGAGCGTCATAATAGGATTTGCAGTATCCGCAAAGGAGATTGTGCCGCGCAGCGCACCCTCTAATCGGGTCAAGCGATGCGATAGCTGACGGTTTTTAAAGTAGCCTGTGCAAGAATCAGGCACGATTTCAAAGGTGACAAGGTCGGCAAGCTGGTTGTTTGTTCTGAGAAACTGTTGCCCGACACCATCGCGTGAAAAACGCAGACGATACTGGCGTGTCCAACTGCCTTGCACCGTAGGGGTATTGATTGAGCGTTGCACGCTAATGGTCCAAGTCTGGTTTGCCGGGTTGTACTCACGGCGGCGAATCATGCCATTGCGGCTCAGCATAGGACGATTGTCCAGCAGGGTTGCGGCATCAGGTGAAGCCATAAAGTTCAGCACCCCGTCAGAAGTAAGTTCAACAATGTCAGTGAGTTGATCATTGAGTCCGCCATTGTCAGAGCCTATTGCCCCTGAAATGACGGTAGCAGCATCCAATGAAGCAAGTTGGCTCTCATCTTGAGCGGGCTCAGAGGCTGTTTGACAGCCTATTGCGCCAAGCAAAATCAGCGCGAAAGCAGCACGAAGGAAAAGAGATGAGCGTTTCATAGTTAGATGCACGATTTAGATAGTTTGAAAATTTGTTTTTAATCTACAAGTCGCTTTTCATGGCTTTGAGCGACTGTGCACTCAAAGAGACAGATAGGGGTCAGAAAAGGTTTAATAAATCTGATAAGCAAGTGTGGGAAAAAACAAATAGTATGCATTTGGAAAGCACAAGAGAGACGAGTATATTTGCAATCCTTTTCTGAGCAGCGGTGTGTGCTGCAAGTGGGGAGCTGTAGCTCAGTCGGTTAGAGCGCCTGCCTGTCACGCAGGAGGCCGCGGGTTCGAGCCCCGTCAGCTCCGCAATCCTCCCTAAGATGTTCTGCCTTCTATGCCTTCTATTTGGGTGGTTTCTACAGCGAAGCAATGACTTCGTCTATGGTAGGAATACGGGTTTTGATAACAGAGCGCAGTTTGTGATTATCTAAGCTGCAATCACGCGGGCGTGGCGGCGTTGAAACAACGCTATCCAGCGGCGCAGCGCGATAGGAAGATTCAGGCACGCCGAAATGCTCAAAAATTTTCTTCCCAATTTCATAACGCGAAAGACGCTCGCTGCCCACGGCATGAAATATGCCCCTTGCCTCTCTAGCGGCATCAAGTGCAAATTCCAAGATAATGTGTGCAAGCGTCTCTACTGAAATCGGTGAGCGATATTCATCTGTGAAAAGTGTGGGAACACGCGACTGTGCCACCTCAAGCATTAAACGCTCATTAAGGCTACGGGTACCGCGTGGTGAGTATCCAAGCATAATCGTCGTGCGAAGAATGATATAGTCTTCGAGCGTTTTTAGTGATGTAATCTTCGCTAATCATCTTAGTTTCACCGTAGAAGCTAAGTGGGTGGCGCAAATCGGTTTCCACATAATGTCCCTGCTTGCCATCAAAGACTAAGTCGGTGGAGATGAAGATAAGTCGTGCATGAAAATGTTCGGCAAGATTGGTAAGCGTGCGTGTAACCAGAATGTTTTGCAGCGTAGCTTCATCACGTCGCCATTCGCAAGCAGCAGGTTCCGTCATTGCCGCAGTGTGAATAATCACATCCGGTCGCCATTGAGAAATCACATTCCAAACCGTGCTTTCAGATGTCAGATCAAATGAGAGCGGCTTGTAGCCATTTGAAAATGCTGGTCGAACAACAAAGGTTTTGCTGCGTTGCACGGCGCAGACATCCACATTAGGGCGTGTGCCGAGAAAACGCAAGATGTTGCCGCCAAGCAAGCCGCTGGCGCCTGTCAGAAAAATTTTAACGGGCATTGAAGATAAAGTTTCAACTTGCGCAAATTAGCACTGTGCACCAAGAGTGCACGGCTAGAACACTGTAAGTAACAAAGAAAACAAGATGCAAAATTCTGAACCGTCCAATGTCGAGACGCTCAAGGGCGAATCGCAAAAACTGCCGCAAGTCAAGCACAAATTGACTACTACAACGAACTTGCGCGCAAAGCTATTCACGTCTGTTCGATTGCCATCCCACTGATTTATTATCACATTCCGAGAAAACTTGCGCTGGTCTTGCTCACGATTCTGTTCCTAGGCTTTTTCTTAGTGGATTTGCTCAAGATGTTTTCAAAGCCGATTGCTGTGTGGTATTTCAAAACTTTTGGTGCGCTGCTTCGACCTCATGAAAAAGATGAAACAAAGAAACGCTTCAATGGAGCAACCTTCGTAACAATGTCGGCACTGCTAAGCGTTGCACTGTTTCCAAAAATGATTGCGATTAGCTCATTTGCAATTTTGATTGTGGCTGATACTGCAGCAGCATTGGTCGGCAGAAAATTTGGAAAGATCCCGCTTTTCTCAAAGACAGTGGAGGGCAGTATTGCATTTTTTGTGGCGGCGGTGCTTGTAGTGCTGCTGACACCAAATCTAAATCTCGTGGTGGGTATTGGGCTAGCAATAGTAGCAACAATTGCTGAAGTTGTGCCGCTGAGAATGATGGGCTATACAATAGATGACAACCTGACTATTCCTTTAGCCTCTGCGACATTTGCTTATGTGTGCTACATCATCTTTCTGCCAGATGAGATTGCACTGCTGAGAGTGGGAGAATAAAGCCTACACAGGTAAAGAAAGGTCAGGCTTGGGCAAATCGCCGTCATGAATTTTATCAACATACCACCACCAATGCGAGAGCGGATAGCGCTTGCGCCGATAGGAATCGTCTAACAAGCCAATGCCAAACTCATATTCTTCAAGATACTTGTAGGCTTTATCCAAGACAATAGCGTCATTGCGACGGACTTCAGCGGCAAGTTCAGGTGTCAGTTCGTTCTTGCGGATTTCAATGTCACTGCGGTAAAAAAGAAATTCATCATAGCCTTCAATCCAGATTTCTTCGGGGTCGGCAAGGTCTTTGCAATAGCGTGCATAGATTTTCACAAGTTCTGTGATGGTAAATCCACGAGAACAATAAAGCGGCGGTGTCGGTTCGTTTATCATCTTGTTTGGCTCATGGTCTTGGCTAGTCATACTTGTAAAATCCTCTGCCAGACTTGCGTCCTAAATACCCAGCTGCAACCATATTTTTCAGAAGAGGTGAGGGACGATACTTAGAGTCGTTGAAGCCTTCGTAGAGCACTTCCATAATCGCAAGGCACACATCTAATCCGATAAAATCAGCCAAAGTGAGCGGTCCCATCGGGTGTGCCATGCCTAATTTCATAATTTCGTCGATGGCTTCGGGTGTTGCCACGTTTTCATAGACACACTGAATAGCTTCGTTAATCATGGGCATCAGTACACGGTTGGAAATAAATCCGGGATAGTCGTTGCAAGAAACGGGCACTTTGCCAATGGCTTTAGCCGTAGCTTCAATAGCAGCGAAGGTGGCATCGGAAGTTTGAAGTGCGCGAATAACTTCGACGAGTTTCATCACAGGCACAGGATTCATAAAGTGCATGCCAATCACTTGCGCAGGACGCCGGGTGGCAGCAGCAAGTTTTGTGAGCGAAATTGAGCTAGTGTTAGAAGCAAGAATCGCTGTGGGTTTAGTGTGTTCATCGAGCGCACGAAAAATCGACTGCTTGAGTTCAAGATTTTCATTGACGGCTTCAATGACAAGGTCAGCATCTTTAACTGCAGTAGCCAAATCGGTGCTTGTGCAAATACGCTGCAAGGTTTGCGCTTTTTGCTCTTCAGTGAGTGTGCCTTTTTTGATTTGTCGATCCAGATTCGTTGAAATCGTTTGAAGCGCACGGTCTAAAAACTCTTGCTTGATGTCGACCAGCATAGTGGGGTAGCCAAATTGTGCGAAGACATGAGCAATGCCGTTGCCCATTGTACCGCCGCCAACGACAGCAATGCGATGAATGTCCATGCTTATGTAAAAATTTGCGTGATAAAAATTACATTGAACTGACTGTGAAAATCATGTGCTGCAATTCTACAAAAAAACTCGGAAAGCTGTAGCCAACATCAAAAGCGTAAGCGCACTGCGCCCTAGTTCAAGTTGACCGACATCCTTCAATTTGGTTTTGAAAGAAAGTTGTAAAGCCCTTAACTTCTTGCAACCCACAATAATTCCAATAACTGTTAAACAACAAGGAGAAGCAATATGCCAAAGAAAATCTTGATGCTTGTCGGCGACTATGTCGAGGACTATGAAGTGATGGTGCCCTTTCAAACCCTATTGACGGTAGGGCATCAAGTTCATGCGGTTTGCCCCGATAAGAAAGCAGGCGATGTGGTGCGCACCTCAATTCACGACTTTGAAGGCGACCAAACCTACACTGAAAAGCGTGGTCATAACTTCAAGCTCAATGCCACATTTGCAGATGTCAAGCCAGAAGACTACGATGCCCTTTTCATCTGCGGTGGACGTGCACCAGAGTACATTCGGCTCAATTCAAAAGTGATTGAGATCGCTCAACATTTTGCAAAGCATAACAAACCGATTGGGTCTGTGTGTCACGGCGTACAAGTCTTGACTGCAGCGAACGTGGTAGCAGGCAAGAAAATTTCTGCTTATCCAGCATGCGCTCCTGAAGTCAACATGGCAGGGGGACACTACGAGCAAATTGCAATGGATGAAGCGATTGTCGATGGCAATATCGTCTCTTCACCAGCTTGGCCTTCTCATCCGGCACTGCTTTCGAAGTTTCTTGAACTTTTGGGCACAAAGATCATGCATGAAGAAGGCGCAATGGCATAATGGTCTTAAGGATTAAAAACATAAAAGAGTGCGAGGGTTTGCCTGAAGGCAAGAACTCGCACTCTTTTATTAGCACATAATTGAATTGAAAGTCTGTCGAGCTTTTTTGAAGCGCGACATTTCGTTATCTTTTTGCCTTCAAAAACGCAGTAAGACCAAACTATAATCAATGAGAAAACTGCTTGCTTCACTCTGGCTCTCCCTACTTTTAAGTTTTTTACAAGTCATACAGATTGCAGCACAAACCGCTGCGGACGATTCACTCTATGTGCGGCAAAACTTTACCAAGCGTGAAGTTTATATCCCAATGCGCGATGGTGTCAGGCTTTTTACCTCGATTTATGTGCCGAAAGATTCCTCAAAGAAGTATCCGATTATCATGTTGCGCACGCCTTATAGTGTTGCGCCCTACGGA contains:
- a CDS encoding ABC transporter permease is translated as MTLAINFFTEIGQIAMMFGGVLKTLPRCFKDRKLIVTQMSHIGVDSLPLVVLVSIFTGAIAAWQAAYQMKGLAPMSLVGGITSRVIIIELGPVLTGIIIAGRVGASIAAEIGTMKVTEQIDALETMAINPIRYLAMPRILATTLMLPILVIFANLVAIAGAFVVSSSFLGLSASGFFDSLKNFFYVKDVFGALLKAAIFGLVTSAIGCHIGFRTDGGAEGVGVATIRSFVVSSATILIGDYFLWLFLF
- a CDS encoding phosphatidate cytidylyltransferase is translated as MAKTAASQAQIDYYNELARKAIHVCSIAIPLIYYHIPRKLALVLLTILFLGFFLVDLLKMFSKPIAVWYFKTFGALLRPHEKDETKKRFNGATFVTMSALLSVALFPKMIAISSFAILIVADTAAALVGRKFGKIPLFSKTVEGSIAFFVAAVLVVLLTPNLNLVVGIGLAIVATIAEVVPLRMMGYTIDDNLTIPLASATFAYVCYIIFLPDEIALLRVGE
- a CDS encoding 3-hydroxybutyryl-CoA dehydrogenase (converts (S)-3-hydroxybutanoyl-CoA to 3-acetoacetyl-CoA) is translated as MDIHRIAVVGGGTMGNGIAHVFAQFGYPTMLVDIKQEFLDRALQTISTNLDRQIKKGTLTEEQKAQTLQRICTSTDLATAVKDADLVIEAVNENLELKQSIFRALDEHTKPTAILASNTSSISLTKLAAATRRPAQVIGMHFMNPVPVMKLVEVIRALQTSDATFAAIEATAKAIGKVPVSCNDYPGFISNRVLMPMINEAIQCVYENVATPEAIDEIMKLGMAHPMGPLTLADFIGLDVCLAIMEVLYEGFNDSKYRPSPLLKNMVAAGYLGRKSGRGFYKYD
- a CDS encoding protease; translated protein: MPKKILMLVGDYVEDYEVMVPFQTLLTVGHQVHAVCPDKKAGDVVRTSIHDFEGDQTYTEKRGHNFKLNATFADVKPEDYDALFICGGRAPEYIRLNSKVIEIAQHFAKHNKPIGSVCHGVQVLTAANVVAGKKISAYPACAPEVNMAGGHYEQIAMDEAIVDGNIVSSPAWPSHPALLSKFLELLGTKIMHEEGAMA